One region of Trichosurus vulpecula isolate mTriVul1 chromosome 1, mTriVul1.pri, whole genome shotgun sequence genomic DNA includes:
- the LOC118840003 gene encoding coiled-coil domain-containing protein 83-like, translating into MTAQYSVNNTKQEKPENINKHSSQEISGNVWLKKKVELRKKEVTELEVPIHHLEEENLLFISQLFNCRLADLKISRPLFLTQAAGLGEQKDFPEEMQSESESLTNKQKNEKELSLLNRLSFLYDDANENVSIRFSASDLSYLLYEDEKDFKEYTELGPLEVKLTTIEGQKKPIHEEVQEMTKKDWEDAWKTEFCHM; encoded by the exons AGAACATCAATAAACACAGTAGTCAAGAAATCTCGGGGAATgtctggcttaaaaaaaaagttgaacttCGTAAGAAAGAAGTAACAGAACTGGAGGTTCCTATTCACCATCTTGAAGAAGAAAATTTGCTGTTTATAAGTCAACTATTCAACTGCAGACTTGCAGATCTCAAAATATCCAGACCTCTGTTTCTTACCCAAGCAGCTGGCCTAGGAGAGCAAAAAGATTTTCCTGAGGAAATGCAGTCAGAATCAGAATccttaacaaacaaacaaaaaaatgagaaagagctTTCCTTGTTGAATAGATTGTCCTTTCTTTATGACGATGCTAATGAAAATGTAA GTATCAGATTTAGTGCTTCTGATCTAAGTTATTTGCTTTATGAAGATGAAAAGGATTTCAAGGAATATACCGAACTGGGCCCACTGGAGGTGAAGCTTACCACTATAGAGGGACAGAAAAAGCCTATTCATGAAGAAGTGCAAGAAATGACCAAGAAAGACTGGGAAGATGCTTGGAAAACAGAATTTTGTCACATGTAA